One window of Curtobacterium sp. 458 genomic DNA carries:
- a CDS encoding FAD-dependent oxidoreductase, with protein sequence MSTVAMPDLAVVSSPWSLGPLTLRNRVVMGSMHTGLEVHDDGGAGMAAFYRERAEGGAALIVTGGIAVSDEARGGPDFAVFGVDGADERFRVAVDAVHDAGGAVLAQLFHAGRYALVGGMVDRHGRPQRAVAPSALPWAAARGVVPEELTAAEVERTIEDFAAAARSARDIGFDGVEIMASEGYLINQFQSPLTNLRDDEWGGSPERRRRFAVAVVRAVRAAVPDLAVTIRLSGADLMPGSTSDDEVDALVHELLPLGLDGISVGIGWHESRTPTVQAAVPHGAWLSYANRIAGVVRDAGYPDVRVIASNRMTDLRDGEAVLADGLVDAVALARPFLADPALVQRSLAGAYDLVNTCIGCNQACLDRSIVGAPVSCLVNPRAGREVAFPLRPTTTPKRVDVVGGGPAGLAAAVDAARRGHAVTVWEASDRLGGQFELASLVPGKEDYAATVRAARAELAERGATVHLGRAATAEDLAGSDAVVVAVGVVPREVDVPGASLPHVVSYERALREGVPAGTVAIVGGGGIGVDTAAFLVESPDEAARATEFGQRWDVDVSDEIVGDVPQRLPAAARVLRPGSDVTVLRRSGKFGAGIGITSRWVAIGRLRDAGVRMVGGVQEYLRIEPGALWIRDEDGEERSVPADTVVVCAGQERRGDADELVEGLRSAGVPCEVVGGARDARSVDAVRATSEALEAVRRLAP encoded by the coding sequence ATGAGCACCGTCGCCATGCCCGACCTCGCCGTCGTCTCCTCGCCGTGGAGCCTCGGCCCGCTGACCCTCCGGAACCGGGTGGTGATGGGGTCGATGCACACCGGGCTCGAGGTGCACGACGACGGCGGGGCCGGCATGGCGGCGTTCTACCGCGAGCGTGCAGAGGGCGGAGCGGCGCTCATCGTGACGGGCGGCATCGCCGTGAGCGACGAGGCCCGGGGCGGCCCCGACTTCGCGGTGTTCGGCGTGGACGGCGCCGACGAGCGCTTCCGCGTCGCGGTCGACGCGGTGCACGACGCCGGTGGCGCCGTGCTCGCCCAGCTCTTCCACGCCGGTCGCTACGCGCTCGTGGGCGGCATGGTCGACCGGCACGGCCGGCCACAGCGCGCCGTGGCTCCGTCGGCCCTGCCGTGGGCGGCCGCGCGGGGCGTGGTCCCGGAGGAGCTGACCGCCGCCGAGGTCGAGCGCACGATCGAGGACTTCGCGGCAGCCGCGCGGTCGGCTCGGGACATCGGCTTCGACGGCGTCGAGATCATGGCGTCCGAGGGGTACCTCATCAACCAGTTCCAGTCGCCGCTCACGAACCTGCGCGACGACGAGTGGGGCGGCTCGCCGGAACGTCGTCGGCGCTTCGCCGTGGCGGTCGTGCGCGCCGTCCGTGCCGCGGTGCCCGACCTCGCGGTGACGATCCGGTTGTCCGGTGCGGACCTCATGCCCGGGTCGACGAGCGACGACGAGGTCGACGCGCTCGTGCACGAGCTGCTGCCCCTCGGGCTCGACGGGATCTCCGTCGGCATCGGGTGGCACGAGTCCCGCACCCCGACCGTCCAGGCAGCGGTGCCGCACGGCGCCTGGCTGTCGTACGCGAACCGCATCGCCGGCGTGGTCCGCGACGCCGGGTACCCGGACGTGCGGGTGATCGCGTCGAACCGGATGACGGACCTCCGCGACGGGGAGGCCGTGCTCGCCGACGGCCTGGTCGACGCCGTCGCCCTCGCGCGCCCGTTCCTCGCCGACCCCGCGCTCGTGCAGCGCTCGCTCGCCGGCGCGTACGACCTCGTCAACACGTGCATCGGCTGCAACCAGGCGTGCCTCGACCGGTCGATCGTCGGCGCGCCCGTGTCCTGCCTCGTGAACCCCCGCGCCGGGCGCGAGGTCGCGTTCCCGCTCCGTCCCACCACCACCCCGAAGCGCGTCGACGTCGTCGGCGGTGGACCCGCCGGGCTCGCCGCGGCCGTCGACGCCGCCCGCCGAGGACACGCCGTGACCGTTTGGGAGGCCTCCGACCGACTCGGCGGGCAGTTCGAGCTGGCATCGCTCGTGCCGGGCAAGGAGGACTACGCCGCGACCGTCCGTGCCGCCAGGGCCGAACTCGCCGAGCGCGGGGCGACCGTGCACCTCGGACGCGCCGCGACCGCCGAGGACCTCGCCGGGAGCGACGCGGTCGTGGTCGCCGTGGGGGTCGTGCCCCGCGAGGTCGACGTCCCCGGGGCGTCGCTGCCGCACGTGGTGTCGTACGAGCGGGCGCTCCGGGAGGGCGTGCCCGCTGGCACCGTGGCGATCGTCGGCGGCGGCGGGATCGGCGTCGACACGGCGGCGTTCCTCGTCGAGTCGCCGGACGAAGCGGCGCGCGCCACGGAGTTCGGGCAGCGCTGGGACGTCGACGTCAGCGACGAGATCGTCGGTGACGTGCCGCAGCGGCTCCCGGCGGCGGCACGCGTGCTGCGTCCGGGATCCGACGTCACGGTGCTGCGCCGCAGCGGCAAGTTCGGCGCCGGCATCGGCATCACCTCCCGATGGGTGGCGATCGGTCGGCTCCGGGACGCCGGGGTCCGCATGGTGGGAGGCGTGCAGGAGTACCTGCGCATCGAGCCCGGTGCCCTGTGGATCCGCGACGAGGACGGTGAGGAGCGATCGGTCCCGGCGGACACCGTGGTGGTGTGCGCCGGACAGGAGCGTCGAGGCGACGCGGACGAGCTCGTCGAGGGCCTGCGCTCCGCGGGCGTCCCGTGCGAGGTGGTCGGTGGTGCACGCGACGCACGGAGCGTCGACGCCGTCCGTGCCACGAGCGAGGCACTCGAAGCGGTGCGTCGACTCGCGCCCTGA